The window CCGCCGACCTGATGAAAGATCTCAGAGCGCATGAATAAGGCTTGATCCCCGTAGGGCATTTGGTTTAGGCGCGATCGCCATTTCACCCCCCATTCCACCCAGCGCAAGCGGCGATCGCTCCCGTCAATCTGGAGTTCAAACGCCCCGGCGATCGCCCTTGGACGGCCTAGCACCTCTGTAATGTGAGTTGCAAACTGCGGTGGCAGCTTGGTATCGGCGTGTAGAAAGAGAAGAATCTCGCCTGTGGCAATTTCGGCTCCAGCATTCATCTGATGAGCCCGTCCAAGCGGGGCTTGGATCACCCGCACGCCACAGCCCAGTGCTTTGTCTACCGTTGGATCCCCGCTGCCCCCATCCGCAATGATGATGTCTAACCTGCTGGGATCATCATGATGCTGACGAATAGAGGCGATCGCCTGTTCGAT of the Synechococcales cyanobacterium T60_A2020_003 genome contains:
- a CDS encoding TIGR04283 family arsenosugar biosynthesis glycosyltransferase, which encodes MSYSISVVIPTLNEADCIEQAIASIRQHHDDPSRLDIIIADGGSGDPTVDKALGCGVRVIQAPLGRAHQMNAGAEIATGEILLFLHADTKLPPQFATHITEVLGRPRAIAGAFELQIDGSDRRLRWVEWGVKWRSRLNQMPYGDQALFMRSEIFHQVGGFPPLPILEDVEMVKRLKRIGRIYIAPAAVRTSARRWQRLGIVRTTLLNQLVLLAFWLGVPTDRIAYWYRTAPKRWGRSR